The following proteins come from a genomic window of Labilithrix sp.:
- a CDS encoding isocitrate/isopropylmalate dehydrogenase family protein, with protein MSLIAILPGDGIGPEVMAHATRLLEHYKSDRKLPLDLWQLDLGAERFLRDGTTFPKEIAERIENEASAVLLGALGDPRVPSLEYARDILFGLRFGLDLYANVRPVKALADRLVPLKDRTAKDVDLVVFRENTEGIYVGVGGQFKKGTADEIAINEDINTRKGVERLIRAGFEYAKAHGKKTVHMADKSNAMKHAHELWYRCFFEVAKEYPGIDAKHVYVDALCLYLVQDPTPFEVIVTNNLFGDIVTDLGAGLQGGLGMAASANLHYADPKRVAMFEPVHGSAPPLVGKDLANPIAGFLTVGMMLAHLGYAEEEERIEKACAEAIASGNCTPDVGGDKGTKAVADWVLDRIRGGR; from the coding sequence ATGTCTCTCATTGCGATCCTCCCCGGCGACGGAATCGGGCCCGAGGTCATGGCCCACGCGACGCGGCTCCTCGAGCACTACAAGAGCGACCGCAAGCTGCCGCTCGATCTATGGCAGCTCGATCTCGGCGCCGAGCGCTTCCTCCGGGACGGGACGACGTTCCCGAAGGAGATCGCGGAGCGGATCGAGAACGAGGCGAGCGCGGTGCTGCTCGGCGCGCTCGGCGATCCGCGCGTCCCGAGCCTCGAGTACGCGCGCGACATCCTCTTCGGTCTCCGCTTCGGGCTCGACCTCTACGCCAACGTGCGCCCGGTGAAGGCGCTCGCCGATCGGCTCGTCCCGCTGAAGGACCGGACCGCGAAGGACGTCGACCTCGTCGTGTTCCGCGAGAACACGGAGGGCATCTACGTCGGCGTCGGCGGGCAGTTCAAGAAGGGCACCGCCGACGAGATCGCGATCAACGAGGACATCAACACGCGGAAGGGCGTCGAGCGCCTGATCCGCGCGGGCTTCGAGTACGCGAAGGCGCACGGGAAGAAGACCGTGCACATGGCGGACAAGTCGAACGCGATGAAGCACGCGCACGAGCTCTGGTACCGCTGCTTCTTCGAGGTCGCGAAGGAGTACCCCGGCATCGACGCGAAGCACGTCTACGTCGACGCGCTGTGCCTCTACCTCGTGCAGGACCCGACGCCCTTCGAGGTGATCGTCACGAACAACCTGTTCGGCGACATCGTCACCGACCTCGGCGCCGGTCTCCAGGGCGGCCTCGGCATGGCCGCGAGCGCGAACCTCCACTACGCCGACCCGAAGCGCGTCGCGATGTTCGAGCCGGTCCACGGCTCCGCCCCTCCCCTCGTCGGCAAGGACCTCGCGAACCCGATCGCGGGCTTCCTCACGGTCGGAATGATGCTGGCCCACCTCGGCTACGCAGAAGAAGAGGAGCGGATCGAGAAGGCCTGCGCCGAGGCGATCGCGAGTGGGAACTGCACGCCCGATGTAGGTGGCGACAAGGGAACGAAGGCGGTCGCGGACTGGGTGCTGGATCGAATTCGCGGGGGTCGCTAA
- a CDS encoding HAD-IA family hydrolase, which translates to MDDLVAGVELLCLDAGNTVIFLDHERLGALCGIEPSVLVRTEGEAKRLAEEDALHDCAWGGKHLPGAAGWGKMVGTIALRGGLAEERVPAFLDAAWADHVAKNLWCKVPEGLGAALDGLRATGVHVAIISNSEGMLERLFTELGVLGHFDLVVDSGKAGVEKPDPRIFRIAFDRFGVRPEHALHLGDVYATDVLGARAAGCRVGLVDPFGHYEGRHLDVPRVPGAPEVARAIVSSGGPRGDR; encoded by the coding sequence ATGGACGACCTCGTTGCCGGCGTAGAGCTGCTCTGCCTCGACGCCGGCAACACCGTCATCTTCCTCGATCACGAACGGCTCGGTGCGCTGTGCGGCATCGAGCCGTCCGTTTTGGTGCGCACCGAGGGCGAAGCGAAGCGCCTCGCGGAGGAGGACGCGCTCCACGACTGCGCGTGGGGCGGCAAGCACCTCCCCGGCGCGGCGGGATGGGGGAAGATGGTCGGCACGATCGCGCTCCGCGGCGGGCTCGCGGAGGAGCGCGTCCCGGCGTTCCTCGACGCGGCGTGGGCGGATCACGTCGCGAAGAACCTGTGGTGCAAGGTGCCGGAGGGCCTCGGCGCGGCGCTCGACGGTCTCCGCGCCACCGGCGTGCACGTCGCGATCATCTCGAACTCGGAGGGCATGCTCGAGCGGCTCTTCACCGAGCTCGGCGTCCTCGGGCATTTCGACCTCGTCGTCGACAGCGGCAAGGCGGGGGTCGAGAAGCCGGACCCGCGCATCTTCCGCATCGCGTTCGATCGCTTCGGCGTGAGGCCCGAGCACGCGCTCCACCTCGGCGACGTGTACGCGACCGACGTCCTCGGCGCGCGCGCCGCCGGGTGCCGCGTCGGCCTCGTCGATCCGTTCGGCCACTACGAAGGCCGCCACCTCGACGTGCCGCGCGTCCCGGGCGCGCCCGAGGTCGCGCGCGCGATCGTCAGTTCTGGGGGACCTCGGGGAGACAGATGA
- the ald gene encoding alanine dehydrogenase, which translates to MIIGVPKEIKTREYRVGMTPAGVRSLTSRGHKVLVEKSAGEGAGIKDADFVAAGAQIVASAADAWGAEMVVKVKEPLPQEFGFFRENLILYTYLHLAPEPELTKKLAETKVCGIAYETIELADGSLPLLRPMSEVAGRMAVQVGASCLEKEHGGKGVLLGGVPGTRRGRVVILGGGVVGRNAATIAIGMGAQVTVLDVQSSTMAYLEDIFGGAVETLYSNPINIENAVRRADLVVGGVLVTGARAPKLVTEKLIGEMEPGSVVVDVAVDQGGCIETCRPTTHDNPTYEVKGVVHYCVANMPGAVPQTSTWALTNTTMSYALKIADLGAAAACKADPALMKGVNTYGGHVTCEPVAQAHKMEYVATSKLMA; encoded by the coding sequence GTGATCATCGGAGTGCCGAAAGAGATCAAGACTCGTGAGTACCGCGTCGGTATGACGCCCGCCGGCGTCCGCAGCCTCACCTCGCGCGGGCACAAGGTCCTCGTCGAGAAGAGCGCCGGCGAAGGCGCGGGCATCAAGGACGCCGACTTCGTCGCGGCCGGCGCGCAGATCGTCGCGAGCGCGGCCGACGCGTGGGGCGCGGAGATGGTCGTGAAGGTCAAGGAGCCGCTCCCGCAGGAGTTCGGCTTCTTCCGCGAGAACCTGATCCTCTACACGTATCTCCACCTCGCGCCGGAGCCGGAGCTCACGAAGAAGCTCGCCGAGACGAAGGTGTGCGGCATCGCCTACGAGACGATCGAGCTCGCCGACGGATCGCTCCCGCTCCTCCGCCCGATGAGCGAGGTCGCCGGCCGCATGGCGGTGCAGGTCGGCGCGAGCTGCCTCGAGAAGGAGCACGGCGGCAAGGGCGTGCTCCTCGGCGGCGTGCCCGGCACGCGCCGCGGCCGCGTCGTCATCCTCGGCGGCGGCGTCGTCGGCCGCAACGCGGCGACGATCGCGATCGGCATGGGCGCGCAGGTCACCGTCCTCGACGTCCAGTCGTCGACGATGGCGTACCTCGAGGACATCTTCGGCGGCGCGGTCGAGACGCTCTACTCGAACCCGATCAACATCGAGAACGCGGTCCGCCGCGCGGACCTCGTCGTCGGCGGCGTCCTCGTCACCGGCGCGCGCGCGCCGAAGCTCGTCACCGAGAAGCTCATCGGCGAGATGGAGCCGGGCTCCGTCGTCGTCGACGTCGCGGTCGATCAGGGCGGCTGCATCGAGACGTGCCGCCCCACGACGCACGACAACCCGACCTACGAGGTGAAGGGCGTCGTGCACTACTGCGTCGCGAACATGCCGGGCGCGGTCCCGCAGACGTCGACGTGGGCGCTCACGAACACGACGATGAGCTACGCGCTGAAGATCGCGGACCTCGGCGCGGCCGCGGCCTGCAAGGCGGACCCCGCGCTGATGAAGGGCGTCAACACGTACGGCGGTCACGTCACGTGCGAGCCCGTCGCGCAGGCGCACAAGATGGAGTACGTCGCGACCTCCAAGCTGATGGCCTGA
- a CDS encoding RNA polymerase sigma factor → MTMEGAPLERPEARLARVLAEHARPLERVAASYARSAADRDDLLQEIAMALFRALPSFRGEASERTFVLRVAHNRALTFLAKRGRPALDIDDHVDDVVATTGKNPAVAYERKERGSKLLAATRALPLGHRQVVMLLLEGLSHREIAEVLGTTENNVAVRANRARAAMRALMEEGGTS, encoded by the coding sequence ATGACGATGGAAGGAGCGCCGCTCGAACGCCCGGAGGCACGGCTCGCCCGCGTGCTGGCCGAGCACGCGCGGCCGCTCGAACGAGTCGCAGCGAGCTACGCGCGCTCTGCCGCGGATCGCGACGATCTGCTGCAGGAGATCGCCATGGCGCTCTTTCGCGCGCTGCCGTCGTTCCGCGGCGAGGCGAGCGAGCGGACCTTCGTCCTCCGCGTCGCGCACAACCGCGCGCTGACGTTCCTCGCGAAGCGAGGGCGGCCCGCCCTCGACATCGACGACCACGTCGACGACGTCGTCGCGACGACGGGGAAGAACCCGGCCGTGGCGTACGAGCGGAAGGAGCGCGGGAGCAAGCTCCTCGCGGCGACGCGCGCGCTCCCGCTCGGGCATCGTCAGGTCGTGATGCTCCTCCTCGAGGGGCTCTCGCATCGCGAGATCGCGGAGGTGCTCGGGACGACGGAGAACAACGTGGCCGTCCGCGCGAACCGCGCGCGGGCGGCGATGCGGGCGCTGATGGAGGAAGGAGGCACGTCATGA
- a CDS encoding quinone-dependent dihydroorotate dehydrogenase — translation MYALLRPFLFALDPTTAHAAAMLALAPLEHLAPLRAALRGLSTVTRDPRLEVRKMGLVFPSPLGVAAGLDKNGERARALAALGFGHVELGTVTAEAQGPNPPPNLFRLPADRALVNRLGFPNEGASVVGPRILARRGGVGVPVGVSIGKSRSVPVEIEAALPDYVTSIRAVRDAADFLVVNVSSPNTKDLRALQAADVARVLFAALMKETAGRPLLVKIAPDLADDAIDAICMEADRAGLAGVVATNTTVARTGLATPAEEIERIGAGGLSGVPLFPRALAVVKRARTQLGPDACVIGVGGIHGTDSALAMLQAGADLIQVYTSFVYEGPFLPRAIARGMLNAIAAESGAGLADVVGHPRGRAAAGSSPSVRGESVSAAIDSSSK, via the coding sequence ATGTACGCGCTCCTGCGACCCTTCCTGTTCGCGCTCGATCCGACGACGGCCCACGCCGCCGCGATGCTGGCGCTCGCGCCGCTCGAGCACCTCGCGCCGCTCCGCGCTGCGCTTCGTGGTCTCTCGACCGTGACGCGCGATCCGCGGCTCGAGGTCCGCAAGATGGGGCTCGTGTTCCCGAGCCCGCTCGGCGTCGCGGCGGGGCTCGACAAGAACGGCGAGCGCGCGCGGGCGCTCGCGGCGCTCGGCTTCGGCCACGTCGAGCTCGGCACCGTCACCGCGGAGGCGCAGGGACCGAACCCGCCGCCGAACCTGTTCCGGCTCCCCGCCGATCGCGCGCTCGTGAACCGCCTCGGCTTCCCGAACGAAGGCGCGAGCGTGGTCGGCCCGCGCATCCTCGCGCGCCGCGGCGGCGTCGGCGTGCCGGTCGGCGTCTCGATCGGGAAGTCGCGCAGCGTGCCGGTCGAGATCGAAGCCGCGCTCCCCGACTACGTGACGAGCATCCGCGCGGTCCGCGACGCGGCCGACTTCCTCGTCGTTAACGTCTCGTCTCCGAACACGAAGGACCTCCGCGCGCTCCAGGCCGCGGACGTCGCGCGCGTGCTCTTCGCCGCGCTGATGAAGGAGACGGCGGGGCGTCCGCTCCTCGTGAAGATCGCGCCCGACCTCGCCGACGACGCGATCGACGCGATCTGCATGGAAGCGGATCGCGCCGGCCTCGCCGGCGTCGTCGCGACGAACACCACCGTCGCGCGGACGGGGCTCGCGACGCCGGCGGAGGAGATCGAGCGCATCGGCGCGGGCGGCCTCAGCGGCGTCCCGCTCTTCCCGCGCGCGCTCGCGGTGGTGAAGCGCGCGCGCACGCAGCTCGGCCCCGACGCGTGCGTCATCGGCGTCGGCGGCATCCACGGGACCGACAGCGCGCTCGCGATGCTGCAGGCGGGGGCCGATCTGATCCAGGTCTATACGAGCTTCGTCTACGAGGGCCCGTTCCTTCCGCGCGCGATCGCCCGCGGCATGCTGAACGCGATCGCGGCGGAGAGCGGAGCGGGCCTCGCGGACGTGGTCGGTCATCCGCGCGGGCGCGCGGCGGCCGGGAGCAGCCCGAGCGTGCGCGGCGAGTCGGTGAGCGCCGCGATCGACAGCTCGTCGAAGTAG